One genomic segment of Helianthus annuus cultivar XRQ/B chromosome 14, HanXRQr2.0-SUNRISE, whole genome shotgun sequence includes these proteins:
- the LOC118486342 gene encoding uncharacterized protein LOC118486342 isoform X1, with protein sequence MLVGSSIMANAIIEDYRVLGRKEEEIDRLRAEAEAMVKVAREGAEQVEREKAAFEKQKQTEAWAATARLKQVRTLSKLLSDERKGWREACARENEKLFRVRQQVTNLKAANVALVKEKAAGEAAAKEAKEAEARGAKALVEGLKVEVQNRVTILE encoded by the exons ATGCTTGTTGGAAGCTCTATAATGGCGAATGCGATTATAGAGGATTACAGGGTCCTTGGCCGCAAGGAAGAGGAGATCGATCGCCTGCGGGCTGAGGCTGAGGCAATGGTAAAGGTTGCTCGTGAAGGTGCGGAGCAGGTTGAAAGAGAgaaggctgcttttgagaagcaaaAGCAGACTGAAGCTTGGGCTGCGACAGCTCgccttaaacaggttcgtactctttccaaattgctttctgatgagcgcaaggGTTGGAGGGAAGCTTGCGCTCgagaaaatgaaaaacttttcCGTGTTCGTCAGCAGGTGACCAATCTCAAGGCGGCGAATGTTGCTTTGGTAAAGGAAAAGGCTGCAGGTGAAGCGGCTGCCAAAGAGGCCAAAGAAGCGGAGGCACGCGGTGCCAAGGCTCTTGTCGAGGGCCTCAAG GTTGAAGTGCAGAACCGGGTGACCATTCTTGAGTAG
- the LOC118486342 gene encoding uncharacterized protein LOC118486342 isoform X2, giving the protein MLVGSSIMANAIIEDYRVLGRKEEEIDRLRAEAEAMVKVAREGAEQVEREKAAFEKQKQTEAWAATARLKQVTNLKAANVALVKEKAAGEAAAKEAKEAEARGAKALVEGLKVEVQNRVTILE; this is encoded by the exons ATGCTTGTTGGAAGCTCTATAATGGCGAATGCGATTATAGAGGATTACAGGGTCCTTGGCCGCAAGGAAGAGGAGATCGATCGCCTGCGGGCTGAGGCTGAGGCAATGGTAAAGGTTGCTCGTGAAGGTGCGGAGCAGGTTGAAAGAGAgaaggctgcttttgagaagcaaaAGCAGACTGAAGCTTGGGCTGCGACAGCTCgccttaaacag GTGACCAATCTCAAGGCGGCGAATGTTGCTTTGGTAAAGGAAAAGGCTGCAGGTGAAGCGGCTGCCAAAGAGGCCAAAGAAGCGGAGGCACGCGGTGCCAAGGCTCTTGTCGAGGGCCTCAAG GTTGAAGTGCAGAACCGGGTGACCATTCTTGAGTAG